From a single Metopolophium dirhodum isolate CAU chromosome 6, ASM1992520v1, whole genome shotgun sequence genomic region:
- the LOC132946219 gene encoding uncharacterized protein LOC132946219, whose protein sequence is MKMKTRRQVRIKKPAKVRIASEADIIKKLEIWYTRWTKSIGRPLTPLNLKKKTIMILKTLKVSADVISIITLDWIKKFMKNRGNLEGYNDDETYAGLLIPFDVNGIPDVTLDTTVNPDRKVWLLMAGNKSGRHRTRVLVIGKRWRPPCMETVNMLGQPVVYAGGGDGFPTQDLFKWWFETEFCPAALSINSKAVLVMDKASFIPEKCEYNGVSLQNHDGDSISKSTLFIEFKATYTALLLTQASLDQQSERSIQRFLGKYTLKDAFILLHRAWLQVTTESFSTCWKNCTYTSAMKGIILGVQWLAHDLGLEVSDDDMLVWILSNPVEVTEPENLSTDSEDIEIPPSATQTVDYLKKALLWVETQPLEPSFVIAIRDLITYAKQARIVCAITTSYNFKTSKKCIFKRCWHVKWFIIFYIKI, encoded by the coding sequence ATGAAGATGAAAACTAGAAGGCAAGTCCGTATAAAAAAACCAGCCAAAGTTCGAATCGCTAGCGAagctgatattattaaaaagctGGAAATTTGGTACACACGATGGACGAAGAGTATTGGGCGACCTCTTACTCCCTTAAACTTGAAGAAAAAAACCATAATGATATTGAAAACGCTCAAAGTTTCTGCAGATGTCATATCTATAATCACGCTAGATTGGATTAAAAAGTTCATGAAGAATCGAGGTAACTTGGAAGGATACAATGATGACGAAACTTATGCTGGACTATTAATTCCTTTTGATGTCAATGGTATTCCTGATGTTACATTGGACACCACCGTAAATCCAGACCGAAAAGTGTGGCTACTAATGGCCGGCAACAAAAGTGGAAGACACAGGACCAGAGTATTAGTTATAGGTAAGAGATGGAGACCTCCTTGTATGGAAACTGTGAATATGTTGGGGCAACCTGTGGTATACGCAGGAGGAGGTGATGGTTTTCCTACACAAGATTTGTTCAAATGGTGGTTTGAGACAGAATTTTGTCCAGCTGCTCTGTCTATCAATTCAAAAGCCGTATTGGTTATGGATAAAGCATCTTTTATTCCAGAAAAATGCGAATATAACGGAGTTTCTTTACAAAACCACGACGGAGATTCAATTTCTAAATctacattatttattgaattcaaagCTACATACACAGCTCTACTTCTTACTCAGGCGTCTTTAGATCAACAATCTGAAAGATCGATTCAAAGATTTTTaggaaaatatacattaaaagaCGCGTTCATTTTATTACATAGAGCTTGGTTACAAGTCACCACAGAATCGTTTTCGACTTGTTGGAAAAATTGTACATATACATCAGCAATGAAAGGTATTATTTTGGGTGTACAGTGGTTAGCTCATGATCTTGGACTGGAAGTATCAGATGACGACATGCTGGTTTGGATTTTATCTAATCCTGTGGAAGTCACTGAGCCGGAAAATTTATCTACAGACTCCGAGGACATTGAAATTCCACCTTCTGCTACGCAAACCGTGGATTATCTAAAAAAGGCGTTATTATGGGTCGAGACTCAACCACTTGAACCGTCGTTTGTTATTGCGATAAGGGACTTGATAACTTATGCTAAACAGGCACGTATTGTATGCGCTATCACTACATCTTACAATTTCAAAACgagcaaaaaatgtattttcaaacgATGCTGGCACGtaaaatggtttattattttttatattaaaatataa
- the LOC132946220 gene encoding sestrin-3 isoform X2, with protein sequence MDHVISNANTVYGLDHVTNIMKFHSTYLKTFLSLQEFIIYGEGPLPIQYRHYIAIMAAGRHKCTYLINFHKKQFLEHNGDPNWLIGLTHVPRKLRNLYEINKILAHRPWLVTKEDIKKVVKGPNSWSMSDLGHAIILLVHFHSLCSFVYACNLNDEIPRAVKVTGVYFRRRSKPCLRGYADESVISDDEGLEPIVERMKKLSEPASEQERIQRYELVQSQLCDSDTSADNGLDPDVKPFIEDSGYSYLDCSRRQFAQQSSFILQEFSWDHHGYSLINRLFNDIGLLLDKKFKTAYNMTYYTMGGRPHIDTSRFRRAIWNYIYCIYGMRNDDYDYEDVTQLLQSQLRVFIKTATCYPERLNKTTTENALKHFDLSEKIHINLMIMEARMQAELLFALRAVMNYML encoded by the exons ATGGATCATGTAATATCAAACGCCAATACAGTTTATGGGTTGGACCATGTGACAAATATCATGAAATTTCATAGCACATACCTCAAGACTTTTCTGAGTCTtcaagaatttataatttatggagAAGGTCCATTGCCTATTCAATATCGGCACTATATCGCAATTATG gcagcTGGTCGGCACAAGTGCACTTAtctaataaattttcataaaaaacaatttttggaaCATAATGGTGACCCTAATTGGTTAATTGGTCTCACACATGTGCCTCGTAAACTTCgtaatttatatgaaatcaacAAGATTTTAGCACATCGACCTTGGCTAGTAACAAAAGAAGATATCAAA aaagtCGTCAAAGGTCCAAACTCGTGGTCAATGTCAGATTTAGGACATGCCATCATACTACTTGTTCATTTTCATAGTTTGTGTAGTTTTGTGTATGCTTGCAACTTAAATGATGAAATACCACGAGCTGTAAAAGTAACTGGTGTTTATTTTAGACGTAGAAGCAAACCATGCTTAAGAG gCTATGCTGACGAAAGTGTTATATCTGATGACGAAGGTCTTGAACCAATTGTAGAACGAATGAAAAAACTAAGTGAGCCAGCTTCAGAACAAGAACGTATTCAGCGATATGAACTGGTTCAGAGCCAATTGTGTGATAGTGATACTTCTGCTGATAATGGTTTGGATCCAGATGTAAAGCCTTTTATTGAAGATTCTGGATATTCTTACTTAGATTGCTCACGTCGACAATTTGCTCAACAATCTTCATTTATTTTgcag GAATTTTCTTGGGATCATCATGGTTATTCGTTAATTAACCGTTTATTTAATGACATTGGATTATTATTGGATAAAAAATTCAAGACTGCTTATAAcatgacatattatacaatggGTGGTCGCCCTCACATTGATACTTCACGATTCCGTAGAGCAATttggaattatatttattgtatttacggAATGAGAAATGATGATTATGATTATGAAGATGTTACACAGTTGCTTCAAAGTCAATTGAGAGTATTTATCAAGACTGCTACTTGTTACCCAGAACGTTTGAACAAAACAACCACCGAAAATGCacttaaacattttgatttaagtGAAAAG ATTCacataaatttaatgattatggAAGCACGAATGCAGGCTGAACTTTTATTTGCATTGCGCGCGGTCATGAATTACATGTTATGA
- the LOC132946220 gene encoding sestrin-3 isoform X1, translated as MDENNAEIEMDHVISNANTVYGLDHVTNIMKFHSTYLKTFLSLQEFIIYGEGPLPIQYRHYIAIMAAGRHKCTYLINFHKKQFLEHNGDPNWLIGLTHVPRKLRNLYEINKILAHRPWLVTKEDIKKVVKGPNSWSMSDLGHAIILLVHFHSLCSFVYACNLNDEIPRAVKVTGVYFRRRSKPCLRGYADESVISDDEGLEPIVERMKKLSEPASEQERIQRYELVQSQLCDSDTSADNGLDPDVKPFIEDSGYSYLDCSRRQFAQQSSFILQEFSWDHHGYSLINRLFNDIGLLLDKKFKTAYNMTYYTMGGRPHIDTSRFRRAIWNYIYCIYGMRNDDYDYEDVTQLLQSQLRVFIKTATCYPERLNKTTTENALKHFDLSEKIHINLMIMEARMQAELLFALRAVMNYML; from the exons ATGGATGAGAACAAT gcAGAAATTGAAATGGATCATGTAATATCAAACGCCAATACAGTTTATGGGTTGGACCATGTGACAAATATCATGAAATTTCATAGCACATACCTCAAGACTTTTCTGAGTCTtcaagaatttataatttatggagAAGGTCCATTGCCTATTCAATATCGGCACTATATCGCAATTATG gcagcTGGTCGGCACAAGTGCACTTAtctaataaattttcataaaaaacaatttttggaaCATAATGGTGACCCTAATTGGTTAATTGGTCTCACACATGTGCCTCGTAAACTTCgtaatttatatgaaatcaacAAGATTTTAGCACATCGACCTTGGCTAGTAACAAAAGAAGATATCAAA aaagtCGTCAAAGGTCCAAACTCGTGGTCAATGTCAGATTTAGGACATGCCATCATACTACTTGTTCATTTTCATAGTTTGTGTAGTTTTGTGTATGCTTGCAACTTAAATGATGAAATACCACGAGCTGTAAAAGTAACTGGTGTTTATTTTAGACGTAGAAGCAAACCATGCTTAAGAG gCTATGCTGACGAAAGTGTTATATCTGATGACGAAGGTCTTGAACCAATTGTAGAACGAATGAAAAAACTAAGTGAGCCAGCTTCAGAACAAGAACGTATTCAGCGATATGAACTGGTTCAGAGCCAATTGTGTGATAGTGATACTTCTGCTGATAATGGTTTGGATCCAGATGTAAAGCCTTTTATTGAAGATTCTGGATATTCTTACTTAGATTGCTCACGTCGACAATTTGCTCAACAATCTTCATTTATTTTgcag GAATTTTCTTGGGATCATCATGGTTATTCGTTAATTAACCGTTTATTTAATGACATTGGATTATTATTGGATAAAAAATTCAAGACTGCTTATAAcatgacatattatacaatggGTGGTCGCCCTCACATTGATACTTCACGATTCCGTAGAGCAATttggaattatatttattgtatttacggAATGAGAAATGATGATTATGATTATGAAGATGTTACACAGTTGCTTCAAAGTCAATTGAGAGTATTTATCAAGACTGCTACTTGTTACCCAGAACGTTTGAACAAAACAACCACCGAAAATGCacttaaacattttgatttaagtGAAAAG ATTCacataaatttaatgattatggAAGCACGAATGCAGGCTGAACTTTTATTTGCATTGCGCGCGGTCATGAATTACATGTTATGA
- the LOC132946221 gene encoding methionine aminopeptidase 1D, mitochondrial: MNICKPVAVCGRWFVNKITPQRLSKSLWSKFQTNFGVYDVVDHLGTVSDPRTVPEYVTLPSYAKTGMVVDEPDQDCPPEIQNKGQIEMLRQSCKFAKFVLDSAKAQLKVGATTDDVDRFVHDLVIDNNAYPSPLNYKGFKKSVCTSINNVVCHGVPDDRPLLNGDLISVDVSVYLNGFHGDCAATYCVGEVDNYGKKLMSVAEQSMYKGIEACGPGKDFSDIGRAIELYVRQHGHNVVSSITGHGISTYFHGPPIIFHSTLYSYPGIMKPGMVFTVEPVVSQGGSDVEILEDGWTIVTADDSRGAQFEHTILITDHGYDILTV; this comes from the coding sequence ATGAATATCTGTAAACCCGTGGCCGTCTGTGGGCGGTGGTTCGTCAACAAAATAACACCTCAGAGGCTGTCGAAATCTCTATGGTCGAAATTCCAGACCAATTTCGGCGTCTACGACGTAGTAGACCACCTAGGAACCGTCAGCGATCCCAGGACGGTGCCAGAGTACGTCACGTTACCATCGTACGCGAAGACCGGCATGGTCGTCGATGAGCCTGACCAAGATTGTCCACCGGAAATCCAAAACAAAGGTCAGATCGAGATGCTCCGGCAGAGCTGCAAGTTTGCCAAGTTTGTGCTGGACAGTGCCAAGGCACAGTTGAAAGTCGGCGCTACCACCGACGATGTCGACCGTTTCGTACACGATCTGGTCATCGACAACAACGCATATCCGTCGCCTTTGAACTACAAAGGGTTCAAGAAGTCTGTCTGCACGTCGATAAACAATGTCGTGTGCCACGGAGTGCCCGACGATCGGCCACTGCTCAACGGCGATCTCATATCTGTAGACGTCTCTGTCTATCTGAACGGTTTTCACGGTGATTGCGCCGCAACCTATTGCGTAGGCGAAGTGGACAACTACGGTAAAAAACTGATGAGCGTGGCCGAACAAAGCATGTACAAAGGCATAGAAGCCTGTGGCCCAGGCAAAGACTTTTCAGACATTGGGAGAGCCATAGAATTATACGTTCGTCAACACGGTCATAATGTTGTGTCGAGCATTACTGGCCACGGCATCAGTACATATTTCCATGGGCCTCCCATTATTTTCCATTCTACTTTATATAGTTATCCGGGAATAATGAAACCAGGTATGGTGTTTACGGTTGAGCCAGTAGTTAGCCAAGGTGGTAGCGATGTAGAGATTTTAGAAGACGGGTGGACCATAGTAACAGCCGACGATTCTAGAGGAGCTCAATTTGAACATACAATACTTATCACTGATCATGGTTATGACATTTTAACAGTTTAA
- the LOC132946218 gene encoding protein pangolin, isoforms A/H/I/S isoform X3, translated as MEPLNLVKRKNRPVAVVAPSTVLSPPVMAAATAPVFPSGLLSSLYMNSMLNDQLFQRAAAAAQYGTTGTAASSFWTPANRFWQVMQQHNSAAQQYAAAAAAAAAVVAAAATTTTTTATATITTTTTTAYSSSCSSSSTSSSCTATATSTTIVPSSSAAKKDDRKRSVSPANSCSGSAARPQNDHSKNSSCSDGSKHHDTVQNSNNQDKKKPHIKKPLNAFMLYMKEMRAKVVAECTLKESAAINQILGRRWHSLSRDEQAKYYEKARQERQLHMELYPGWSARDNYGYGAKKKKRKKERVPVIDAGSGGNNSMKKCRARYGLDQQSQWCKPCRRKKRCIRYIESGGDSGNQSDDNQSTGSLGHSDNEEADSASSPGGLSALSSLTSPGMLTQASLSPATPLTPHVSEYDCPPMSVRMPLAVVVPTRHHQPVGTNPHDINNPLSVNQLTGGVVNNKCHNNPRDQQQQQQQQHQQQNDLKTGGGPNNQPEQQQRPNNSNRALPAISVT; from the exons ATGGAACCGCTGAACCTAGTGAAACGCAAAAACCGACCGGTGGCGGTGGTCGCACCGTCCACGGTGTTGTCGCCACCCGTCATGGCGGCAGCCACGGCTCCCGTGTTCCCGTCCGGGCTGCTGTCCAGCCTGTACATGAACAGCATGCTCAACGATCAACTGTTCCAGCGGGCCGCCGCGGCCGCACAGTACGGTACCACGGGCACCGCAGCCTCATCGTTCTGGACACCGGCTAACAGGTTTTGGCAGGTGATGCAGCAGCACAACTCGGCCGCACAACAGTACGCGGCTGCCGCTGCAGCCGCTGCCGCGGTCGTTGCGGCCGCCGCCACCACTACCACCACCACTGCCACCGCtaccatcaccaccaccacgaCCACCGCATACTCTTCCTCCTGCTCGTCCTCGTCCACATCATCTTCCtgcaccgccaccgccacctcGACGACAATCGTCCCATCGTCGTCCGCCGCGAAAAAGGACGATAGAAAGAGATCGGTTTCGCCCGCCAACTCGTGCAGCGGCTCCGCAGCTCG GCCGCAAAACGACCATAGTAAAAACTCTTCGTGCTCAGACGGCTCCAAGCACCATGATACTGTCCAAAACAGTAATAACCaag ATAAGAAGAAGCCTCACATAAAGAAACCTCTGAATGCGTTCATGTTGTATATGAAAGAAATGAGGGCAAAGGTGGTGGCGGAGTGTACGCTCAAAGAGAGTGCAGCGATCAACCAGATATTAGGGCGACGG TGGCACTCTCTGTCGCGAGACGAGCAGGCCAAGTACTACGAGAAAGCGCGCCAGGAACGACAACTCCATATGGAACTGTATCCTGGTTGGAGCGCTCGGGATAACTATGGATACGGCGCCAAGAAGAAGAAACGGAAGAAAGAGCGCGTACCGGTCATAGATGCTGGCTCAGGAG gtAATAACAGCATGAAAAAATGCCGTGCGAGATACGGACTTGACCAGCAGAGCCAATGGTGTAAACCTTGCAG GCGCAAAAAACGTTGCATACGGTACATAGAGAGCGGCGGCGACTCGGGCAACCAGTCGGACGACAACCAGTCGACGGGCAGCTTGGGCCACTCGGACAACGAGGAGGCCGACTCCGCGTCCAGCCCCGGTGGCCTGAGCGCCCTGTCCAGCCTGACCAGCCCGGGAATGTTGACGCAGGCCAGCCTGTCCCCGGCCACGCCGCTCACGCCGCACGTGTCCGAGTACGATTGCCCGCCGATGTCCGTTCGCATGCCGTTGGCCGTAGTGGTGCCCACCAGGCACCACCAGCCGGTTGGCACCAACCCGCACGACATCAACAACCCGCTCAGCGTCAACCAGCTGACGGGTGGCGTCGTCAACAACAAGTGCCATAACAACCCCAGGgaccagcagcagcagcagcagcagcaacatcAGCAGCAGAACGATCTGAAAACCGGCGGTGGCCCGAACAACCAGCCCGAACAACAACAGCGCCCCAACAACAGTAACCGGGCGCTGCCCGCCATCAGCGTGACGTAG